The Miscanthus floridulus cultivar M001 chromosome 7, ASM1932011v1, whole genome shotgun sequence genome includes a region encoding these proteins:
- the LOC136462263 gene encoding uncharacterized protein, with product MMTNKELTAEVERLRRHLEAADQDRTDQETQNQNLVGQLENKEQEKISLEAEVTRLQGENSRALAECGRLKEDNEKLARRQSELQDHTNKMKDDLKILKVNAKRHLEAVIKERDD from the exons atgatgaccaataaggagctgacggctgaagtggaacgcctacggcgccaccttgaagccgccgaccaggataGGACAGACCAagaaacacagaaccaaaacctggtcggccagctcgaaaacaaagagcaggagaaaataa gtttagaagctgaagtgacccgcctccagggggagaacagccgcgcgcttgcagaatgtggtcgcctgaaggaggacaacgagaaactggcacgccgccagtcggaactccaagaccacactaacaaaatgaaggatgacctgaaaa ttttgaaagtcaatgccaagaggcaccttgaggccgtgatcaaggagcgcgacgactag